One Actinoplanes missouriensis 431 DNA segment encodes these proteins:
- the pknB gene encoding Stk1 family PASTA domain-containing Ser/Thr kinase has protein sequence MDTTVADTLIGTTIDGRYRITGRVARGGMSTVYRATDERLGRDVALKIIHPSQATNVHFVDRFTDEAKTIARLTHPNVVAVYDQGRHQGLPYLVMEFVQGRTLRDLLSQRTRLSPVEALAILEQMLAAIAAAHRAGLVHRDVKPENVLVAEAPSGGSADLVDAVVKVADFGLARAIEASTVDDSGQLMATVAYVAPELVQTGHADARTDVYSAGIVLFEMLTGKVPFDGADPVEVAWQHVDNDVPAPSGVTPGLPPVLDKLVARATRRDPGARPTDAGALLGEVQAVRDGLGTANVETALLRQVPSRPLGGDATTIVPAVPASADATAFVPPVPAGTYQGGQRPSWARLPEQGGARTAPHRRAAAPSGGFLADRRRVMLSSLITVMALVVVGCIWWVTAGRFSETPTLLNMPQAQALAHAEEKGFKIVIGDGAYSDVVPKDSVVAQQPAAQEKIVKGDTITVNLSLGPEVHPVPDLVGVELAAAKGQLEALGLEVKEGKAQYNETAAAGVVLATDPKAGEQLRPGATVTVVLSRGKAPITIPDFTGKNINEARNELNKLGLSGAERYKDSDQPKDTVLGQSPKPGTGVEKGTDVILDVSNGPPLVTVPDLTNQPCPAAQATLQGMNLQVQINFNPNGLVRGQNPGGNTQVPPQSVVQLQCF, from the coding sequence ATGGACACCACAGTCGCCGATACGTTGATCGGCACAACGATTGACGGGCGCTACCGGATCACCGGTCGCGTGGCCCGTGGTGGCATGTCGACCGTGTACCGCGCCACCGACGAACGTCTGGGCCGCGACGTCGCGCTGAAGATCATTCACCCGTCGCAGGCAACCAACGTCCACTTCGTCGACCGGTTCACCGACGAGGCCAAGACGATCGCCCGTCTGACCCACCCCAACGTCGTCGCCGTCTACGACCAGGGCCGTCACCAGGGGCTTCCCTACCTGGTGATGGAGTTCGTGCAGGGCCGCACCCTGCGCGACCTGCTCAGCCAGCGCACCAGGCTGAGCCCGGTCGAGGCGCTCGCGATCCTCGAGCAGATGCTCGCCGCGATCGCCGCGGCCCACCGCGCCGGCCTGGTCCACCGCGACGTCAAGCCGGAGAACGTGCTGGTCGCCGAGGCGCCAAGCGGCGGCTCCGCGGACCTGGTGGACGCCGTGGTCAAGGTGGCCGACTTCGGTCTGGCCCGGGCCATCGAGGCGAGCACCGTGGACGACTCGGGCCAGCTGATGGCCACCGTCGCCTACGTCGCGCCCGAGCTGGTGCAGACCGGCCACGCGGACGCGCGCACCGACGTCTACTCGGCCGGCATCGTGCTGTTCGAGATGCTCACCGGCAAGGTGCCGTTCGACGGCGCCGACCCGGTCGAGGTGGCCTGGCAGCACGTGGACAACGACGTGCCCGCCCCGTCCGGCGTCACGCCCGGCCTGCCGCCGGTCCTGGACAAGCTCGTCGCCCGGGCCACCCGCCGCGACCCGGGCGCCCGGCCCACCGACGCCGGCGCGCTGCTCGGCGAGGTGCAGGCGGTCCGCGACGGCCTCGGCACGGCGAACGTGGAGACCGCGCTGCTGCGCCAGGTCCCGTCCCGGCCGCTCGGCGGGGACGCCACCACGATCGTCCCGGCCGTGCCCGCCTCCGCGGACGCGACGGCGTTCGTGCCGCCGGTGCCCGCGGGGACGTACCAGGGTGGTCAGCGACCCTCCTGGGCCCGGCTGCCGGAGCAGGGCGGCGCGCGCACCGCGCCGCACCGCCGTGCCGCCGCGCCCTCCGGCGGGTTCCTCGCCGACCGGCGCCGCGTCATGCTCTCCTCGCTGATCACCGTGATGGCCCTGGTGGTCGTCGGCTGCATCTGGTGGGTGACCGCCGGGCGGTTCAGCGAGACGCCCACCCTGCTGAACATGCCGCAGGCACAGGCGCTGGCGCACGCCGAGGAGAAGGGCTTCAAGATCGTCATCGGCGACGGCGCGTACAGCGACGTGGTGCCGAAGGACTCCGTGGTCGCGCAGCAGCCGGCCGCCCAGGAGAAGATCGTCAAGGGCGACACCATCACGGTGAACCTCTCCCTCGGCCCCGAGGTGCACCCGGTGCCCGACCTGGTCGGCGTCGAGCTGGCGGCGGCCAAGGGCCAGCTGGAGGCCCTGGGCCTGGAGGTCAAGGAGGGCAAGGCTCAGTACAACGAGACCGCCGCCGCGGGCGTCGTCCTCGCCACCGACCCGAAAGCCGGTGAGCAGTTGCGGCCCGGCGCCACGGTGACGGTGGTGCTGAGCCGGGGCAAGGCCCCGATCACCATCCCGGACTTCACCGGCAAGAACATCAACGAGGCCCGCAACGAGCTCAACAAGCTGGGGCTGAGCGGCGCCGAGCGCTACAAGGACAGCGACCAGCCGAAGGACACCGTTCTCGGCCAGTCGCCGAAACCCGGCACCGGCGTGGAGAAGGGCACCGACGTCATCCTCGACGTCAGCAACGGCCCGCCGCTGGTCACCGTGCCGGACCTGACCAACCAGCCCTGCCCCGCGGCACAGGCGACCCTCCAGGGGATGAACCTCCAAGTGCAGATCAACTTCAACCCCAACGGATTGGTACGGGGTCAGAACCCGGGCGGCAACACGCAGGTCCCGCCGCAGAGCGTGGTGCAGCTCCAGTGCTTCTGA
- a CDS encoding Rv2175c family DNA-binding protein, which translates to MSEPVTAGPAGWITLPDLSEKLGVSISKVHQMIREGSLLAVRRDGIRLVPAELVANETVLKHLPGILTLLHDAGYNDEEALRWLYEPDETLGGNAALGLGGDRAREVKRRAQAAGF; encoded by the coding sequence GTGAGCGAACCCGTAACCGCCGGCCCGGCCGGATGGATCACCCTGCCGGACCTGTCCGAGAAGCTCGGCGTGTCGATCAGCAAGGTGCACCAGATGATCCGCGAAGGCTCCCTGCTCGCCGTCCGGCGCGACGGCATCCGGCTCGTCCCGGCCGAGCTGGTGGCCAACGAGACCGTGCTGAAGCATCTGCCCGGCATCCTTACCTTGCTGCACGACGCCGGGTACAACGACGAAGAGGCCCTTCGGTGGCTCTACGAACCCGATGAGACTCTCGGGGGCAACGCCGCGCTCGGGCTCGGTGGCGACCGGGCCCGCGAGGTGAAGCGCCGCGCGCAGGCGGCCGGTTTCTAG